In Arthrobacter citreus, a single genomic region encodes these proteins:
- a CDS encoding MFS transporter: protein MGDMVNSSKGKVILSVLYFGWMVSYIDRTVVSLSIVQMGKDLSLDASKLGIVLSAFFMGYALMQIPGGWLADRYGSRRVIVTAVLFWSIFTALTGLAWSLSSLIFIRLLFGIGEGGYPAASTKAISDYFPADKRTKAQSTMMSSNSLGAAVAPIICAPLLAVLGWRHVFWVISLLGIIVVISLLITTRKSSNYSNNDTVHKPNREEYFQLFRNSYLWKVLLIFFFINITGWGLSSWMPSYLMQELDINLKAVGIISAIPTLFTAVGMIISGRIINKVGTNAKYGVITAILIVGGSLYLMTYSSNIVQVIIYQSIASAFMSFIMCFIFTLPHRIMEQKVVGSAFGILNFGGQAAGIFSPIIMGALIASSNGSYKSAFLFLSASCLVAAIIACLLPSTKRNEVLDQPIVG, encoded by the coding sequence ATGGGGGACATGGTCAATTCTTCAAAAGGTAAGGTGATTTTATCCGTACTTTATTTCGGATGGATGGTATCGTATATTGACAGAACGGTCGTGAGTCTTTCCATAGTACAAATGGGAAAGGATTTATCACTTGATGCATCCAAATTAGGGATTGTACTAAGTGCCTTTTTTATGGGGTATGCGCTGATGCAAATTCCAGGTGGATGGCTTGCAGATCGTTATGGATCAAGAAGGGTTATCGTGACAGCTGTTTTATTTTGGTCAATTTTTACAGCTTTGACCGGACTTGCATGGTCACTATCTTCATTGATATTTATTCGTCTCCTTTTTGGAATAGGAGAAGGTGGATATCCAGCAGCAAGTACAAAGGCGATATCTGATTATTTTCCAGCGGATAAAAGGACGAAAGCTCAATCAACGATGATGTCCTCAAATTCACTTGGCGCAGCTGTTGCACCTATAATTTGTGCGCCACTTCTAGCGGTATTAGGATGGAGGCATGTGTTTTGGGTAATCTCCCTTTTAGGCATAATTGTTGTGATTAGTTTACTAATTACTACTAGGAAATCAAGTAACTATTCTAATAATGATACTGTACATAAACCTAATCGTGAGGAATATTTTCAATTATTTCGTAATTCTTATTTATGGAAAGTTCTATTAATATTCTTTTTTATTAACATAACAGGCTGGGGACTTTCTTCATGGATGCCTTCATATTTGATGCAGGAACTTGACATAAATCTTAAAGCAGTTGGAATCATTAGTGCTATACCTACTTTGTTCACTGCAGTTGGAATGATTATAAGTGGAAGAATCATTAATAAAGTTGGTACAAACGCGAAATATGGTGTCATAACTGCAATTCTTATAGTAGGTGGTTCACTTTATTTGATGACGTATTCATCAAATATTGTTCAAGTTATTATTTATCAAAGCATTGCAAGTGCTTTTATGTCTTTTATTATGTGTTTTATATTTACACTACCACATCGAATTATGGAACAGAAGGTCGTAGGTTCGGCATTCGGTATTTTAAATTTTGGTGGCCAAGCTGCTGGAATTTTTTCACCAATCATCATGGGTGCATTAATCGCTTCTTCAAATGGTTCATACAAAAGTGCATTTTTGTTCTTATCTGCTAGTTGTTTAGTCGCTGCAATTATTGCATGTTTATTACCATCAACTAAGAGAAACGAAGTATTAGATCAGCCAATCGTAGGCTAA
- a CDS encoding amidohydrolase, translating to MGKSNIAKWIEENQEKFTKMAKDIWDHPEVGYTEIYASTLQMKELEEAGFRVTSGIGDVQTSFVAEYGKGKPVIGILGEFDALPGLSQKVNPKQTPVIQNGPGHGCGHNLLGTAGVEAVIALKERMDAEMLPGTIRYYGCPAEEMLSGKTFMAREGVFDDLSCALTWHPGNNNMTSNFRSQALTAIEFFFSGRTSHAGGAPHLGRSALDAVELMNVGANYLREHVPDGSRIHYQITNGGMAPNIVPDNASVYYFLRGAGRDQVAELEERLNKVAQGAAMMTETSVRWEIKAGCYDTLPNETLNELMYTQAEVVGRMEFSSEEKKFAEELRETVDPSVLAAANDIIFSISDDTNKILETDFYHNRKHFGQTMGGSTDVGDVSWIVPMGQIMTTCAPLGIQFHTWQATASFGSTIGMKGMHYAAKIMALSAYELLKDQSGILERAKVEFDASTKGLTYKCGIPTSVKPPVLNSEAVPVMTN from the coding sequence ATGGGAAAATCTAATATTGCTAAATGGATTGAAGAAAATCAGGAAAAGTTTACAAAAATGGCTAAAGATATTTGGGACCACCCTGAAGTCGGCTACACTGAAATTTACGCATCTACATTGCAAATGAAAGAATTAGAAGAAGCTGGTTTTCGAGTTACTTCTGGAATCGGTGATGTGCAGACCTCATTTGTTGCTGAATATGGAAAAGGAAAGCCGGTAATCGGTATTCTTGGTGAATTTGATGCTCTTCCCGGTTTATCTCAAAAAGTCAATCCAAAACAAACACCAGTTATTCAAAATGGTCCAGGTCATGGTTGTGGTCATAATCTGCTTGGAACAGCTGGAGTAGAAGCTGTTATTGCGTTAAAGGAAAGAATGGATGCAGAAATGCTACCTGGAACGATTCGTTACTATGGATGCCCAGCTGAAGAAATGCTTTCAGGTAAGACTTTTATGGCTAGGGAAGGTGTATTTGATGATTTGAGTTGCGCTCTTACATGGCATCCAGGGAATAATAATATGACTTCTAATTTTCGTTCTCAAGCATTAACTGCCATTGAATTTTTCTTTTCCGGCAGAACTTCCCATGCTGGAGGGGCTCCACACCTTGGAAGGAGTGCCCTTGACGCAGTCGAGTTAATGAATGTCGGGGCTAATTATTTACGTGAGCATGTACCTGATGGTAGCCGGATTCACTATCAAATCACTAATGGGGGTATGGCACCAAATATCGTGCCAGACAATGCAAGTGTCTACTATTTCTTGCGCGGAGCAGGCCGAGATCAAGTGGCGGAATTGGAAGAAAGATTAAATAAAGTGGCTCAAGGTGCAGCGATGATGACAGAGACTTCGGTAAGATGGGAGATTAAAGCGGGATGCTATGATACATTGCCAAATGAAACGCTTAATGAGCTAATGTATACACAAGCCGAAGTAGTAGGAAGAATGGAGTTTTCTTCAGAAGAAAAGAAATTTGCAGAAGAATTACGTGAAACAGTCGATCCATCTGTCTTAGCAGCAGCAAATGATATCATATTTAGTATTAGTGATGATACAAATAAAATACTGGAAACAGACTTTTATCACAACCGAAAGCATTTCGGGCAAACTATGGGAGGATCCACTGATGTAGGAGATGTATCTTGGATTGTTCCGATGGGACAAATCATGACTACTTGTGCACCTTTAGGAATTCAATTCCATACATGGCAGGCTACAGCCTCTTTTGGTTCAACAATCGGCATGAAAGGAATGCACTATGCAGCAAAAATTATGGCTTTATCTGCTTACGAATTGCTGAAGGATCAGTCTGGCATTCTTGAAAGAGCGAAAGTTGAATTTGATGCAAGTACAAAAGGACTGACTTACAAATGTGGTATACCTACAAGCGTGAAACCACCTGTTTTAAATAGTGAAGCAGTTCCAGTAATGACAAACTAA
- a CDS encoding L-cystine transporter, producing the protein MNNFLICVNVAILLLLMYGLYFMQKKHVSFSKRVFTGLGLGLIFGYIIHLIYGTEHDVTVGTIDWFGIVGSGYVKLLQMIVMPLVFVSIVGAFTKLKLTKNIGKISFLVIGILLGTTAISAAVGIGSALGFGLDGVKLSAGAAETARITELQGRVPSVEAMTIPKQILELIPSNPFLDLTGARATSTIAVVIFAAIVGIAYLGVKRKEPETAEFFGKIIDTLYTVTMRVVSLILRLTPYGILAIITKVAATSDYDAIVKLGKFVIASYVALIVMFIVHLLLLSFAKLSPVRYVKKALPTLSFAFTSRTSAGTLPMTIKTQTKDFGVSEGIANFAGSFGLSIGQNGCAGIYPAMLAVMVAPTAGVDPTSASFIISLILVVAISSFGVAGVGGGATFAALIVLSVMNLPIAIVGLLISVEPLIDMGRTALNVSGAMTSGILTSKATGEFESEVYQQTDVVEA; encoded by the coding sequence ATGAATAACTTTCTGATCTGTGTAAATGTCGCTATATTATTATTACTTATGTATGGCTTGTATTTTATGCAAAAGAAGCATGTATCTTTTTCAAAACGTGTATTCACAGGTTTAGGTTTAGGTCTTATTTTTGGTTATATTATTCATTTAATTTATGGAACTGAGCATGATGTTACAGTTGGAACAATTGACTGGTTTGGTATTGTTGGTAGTGGGTATGTAAAACTATTACAAATGATTGTCATGCCACTAGTATTCGTTTCAATTGTAGGAGCGTTTACTAAATTAAAGTTAACTAAAAATATCGGGAAAATTAGTTTCTTAGTTATTGGAATTCTGCTTGGTACGACTGCTATCTCAGCAGCAGTTGGAATTGGTTCTGCGTTAGGTTTCGGACTTGATGGCGTAAAGTTATCTGCTGGTGCCGCAGAGACTGCTAGAATTACAGAGTTACAGGGACGTGTTCCTTCTGTTGAAGCTATGACAATTCCAAAACAAATTCTTGAGTTAATTCCAAGTAATCCATTTTTAGATTTAACTGGTGCGCGTGCAACATCTACAATTGCAGTTGTAATTTTTGCAGCAATTGTCGGAATTGCCTACCTTGGAGTAAAACGTAAAGAACCCGAGACTGCAGAGTTTTTTGGAAAAATAATTGATACGCTATACACAGTTACGATGAGGGTCGTATCGTTAATTCTTCGTTTAACACCATATGGAATCTTAGCAATTATTACAAAAGTAGCAGCAACAAGTGATTATGATGCAATCGTAAAATTAGGTAAGTTTGTAATAGCATCTTATGTGGCTTTAATTGTAATGTTTATAGTGCATTTATTATTATTATCATTTGCAAAACTAAGCCCAGTAAGATATGTGAAAAAAGCATTGCCAACTCTATCATTTGCATTTACGTCACGTACGAGTGCTGGAACATTGCCGATGACAATCAAAACACAAACAAAAGATTTTGGAGTTTCAGAAGGAATAGCAAACTTCGCTGGCTCTTTTGGACTATCAATTGGTCAAAATGGATGTGCAGGTATTTATCCAGCAATGTTAGCGGTTATGGTAGCGCCAACAGCTGGTGTTGATCCTACAAGTGCATCATTTATTATTTCTCTAATATTAGTAGTAGCAATCAGTTCATTCGGTGTAGCTGGTGTCGGCGGAGGAGCAACTTTTGCGGCTCTGATCGTCCTATCAGTTATGAATCTTCCAATTGCAATTGTTGGACTATTAATCTCAGTCGAACCTTTAATCGACATGGGTCGTACAGCTCTAAACGTTAGTGGAGCAATGACATCAGGTATTTTAACGAGTAAAGCAACAGGAGAATTTGAATCTGAAGTCTACCAACAAACGGATGTTGTAGAAGCATAA
- a CDS encoding DUF3291 domain-containing protein: MAFVAIYTVGRLKHPYDHSASRDFFSVGNDVFHQATKSGHMVDAFSSDGISLPKENTKGDGDPVLTLTVWKNLESLYRFTYSGHHKQALRDRSKWMESYKNKHLSYVVWWTEKLSHVSWEEAFKRYDYYIQYGATSTAFDFKHAFDEYGEAILIK; this comes from the coding sequence ATGGCTTTTGTTGCAATCTATACAGTTGGTAGGCTAAAACACCCATATGATCACTCTGCCTCACGTGATTTTTTTAGTGTGGGAAATGATGTATTTCATCAGGCCACGAAGTCAGGTCATATGGTTGATGCGTTTTCATCCGATGGAATCTCACTCCCTAAAGAAAATACTAAGGGGGATGGTGATCCCGTTCTTACACTAACAGTATGGAAGAACTTAGAATCCTTATATCGTTTTACGTACTCAGGTCACCATAAGCAAGCATTGAGAGATAGAAGTAAATGGATGGAGTCATACAAAAATAAACACCTTTCATATGTTGTGTGGTGGACGGAGAAGTTGAGTCATGTTTCGTGGGAAGAAGCTTTTAAAAGATATGACTATTACATTCAATATGGAGCAACTTCTACTGCTTTTGATTTCAAGCATGCATTTGACGAGTATGGAGAAGCGATATTAATTAAGTAG
- a CDS encoding GAF domain-containing protein, with protein sequence MEQKEKKIFKSHEYLSYHIWILDSTDDWVHYYGEPLTENDRKLFSKEHTWPKLTSIENDYVTVYNSLTNSQLFLFETEVPESTLIRASIYSSRTLTELECDHFVLKIRYLLLQQSLERHWHEHETWLEGLHSLTSMLKLEELLHNIMNNTLIAIPAIDRGFLMLYDTNLQKLIPKASIGLSQSIYDFKTNVGEGIGGKVFQDGIGRIFSPEQGLEAISNIQPNNMKSLKDSMESEGETKITSMAVPVSMNNDKLGVMIVHQINKKRKLTKDDLRRLQGFADQAAIAITNARLFSELRESNEYLLKRNQIHEIFTKLLLKDSDLIMVAKTVEQMINLPVSLFDMTKNDWYPHYTPLSKMLKNTDLIKGGENHVNSWTATINEISVYFYPIVNDGVLIGYFVVELRGSLGPLDTVVLEQGSALVALKMVNKYSMTDLYYKQCYEFFNDLLQYKEIKLLDSKSRDFGLNPEKPIFVSIIKVNGNALSIKKRETYLRMLIAALHKEFETNECLMFGFQDKVTIIMNASNSSKQELLIKKLKNMIQLWTKQHSPNLSGGIGRLYQGLEHVAKSNEEAIKSLTYLSNRGTIGIISYESIGINRLFLNQQNEDIQQFIQDVFAPLQTPKSKASELELTLRTFIATNRSISDTAKRLHIHQNTLYYRIRKIEETLIVDLNDSNVWLKLLLACHLSETY encoded by the coding sequence ATGGAACAAAAGGAGAAGAAAATTTTTAAATCTCACGAATATCTGTCTTACCATATTTGGATCTTAGATTCGACTGATGACTGGGTCCATTATTATGGGGAACCACTCACTGAAAATGACCGAAAACTATTTTCAAAGGAACATACTTGGCCAAAATTAACTAGCATTGAAAATGACTATGTAACAGTCTACAATTCACTTACAAACAGCCAGCTTTTCTTGTTTGAAACTGAAGTTCCAGAATCAACCTTAATTCGTGCAAGTATTTATTCAAGCAGGACATTGACAGAATTAGAGTGTGATCATTTCGTGTTGAAAATCCGTTATTTACTACTTCAACAATCATTAGAAAGACATTGGCATGAGCATGAAACTTGGCTCGAAGGTTTGCATTCATTGACTTCTATGCTTAAATTGGAGGAACTTTTACACAATATTATGAACAACACTTTAATTGCGATTCCAGCAATTGATCGTGGATTTTTAATGCTTTACGATACTAATTTACAAAAACTTATTCCTAAAGCAAGTATTGGATTGAGCCAATCAATCTATGATTTCAAGACAAATGTAGGGGAAGGTATTGGAGGGAAAGTTTTTCAAGATGGGATAGGTCGGATCTTCAGTCCTGAACAAGGATTAGAAGCTATTTCGAATATACAACCAAATAACATGAAAAGCTTAAAGGATTCAATGGAATCCGAAGGTGAAACTAAAATAACCTCAATGGCAGTTCCTGTTAGTATGAACAATGACAAGCTTGGTGTCATGATAGTTCACCAAATTAATAAAAAACGGAAGTTAACGAAAGATGATTTACGAAGGTTGCAAGGTTTTGCCGATCAAGCAGCTATTGCTATTACCAACGCAAGACTTTTTTCTGAATTAAGGGAAAGCAACGAGTATTTGTTAAAACGCAATCAAATTCACGAAATTTTCACAAAACTATTATTAAAAGATTCCGATTTAATTATGGTTGCTAAAACAGTTGAACAAATGATTAACCTTCCTGTTTCCCTTTTTGATATGACTAAAAATGATTGGTATCCACATTATACCCCTCTTTCAAAAATGCTAAAGAATACAGATCTAATAAAGGGCGGAGAAAATCATGTAAACTCTTGGACAGCTACAATTAATGAAATTTCTGTTTACTTTTATCCTATTGTGAATGATGGAGTTCTAATCGGTTACTTTGTGGTAGAGCTTCGTGGCTCTCTCGGTCCTCTTGACACTGTAGTGTTAGAGCAAGGAAGTGCTTTGGTAGCACTAAAAATGGTTAATAAATATTCCATGACGGATTTGTACTATAAACAATGTTATGAATTCTTCAATGACCTTCTTCAATATAAGGAAATAAAATTGCTTGATTCTAAATCAAGAGATTTTGGGCTTAACCCAGAAAAACCAATTTTTGTATCAATCATAAAGGTAAATGGAAATGCTTTATCCATAAAGAAGAGAGAGACATATTTGAGAATGCTCATCGCCGCTTTACACAAAGAATTTGAGACTAACGAGTGTCTAATGTTTGGTTTTCAGGATAAGGTGACAATCATCATGAATGCTTCTAACTCTTCTAAACAGGAGTTACTGATAAAAAAGTTAAAAAATATGATACAACTTTGGACTAAACAGCACTCCCCAAACCTTTCTGGAGGAATAGGAAGACTTTATCAAGGGCTTGAACATGTTGCAAAAAGTAATGAAGAAGCGATTAAATCGTTAACCTATCTTTCAAACCGCGGAACTATAGGCATCATTAGTTATGAAAGTATAGGTATAAACCGCTTATTTCTAAATCAGCAGAACGAGGATATCCAACAATTCATTCAAGATGTGTTTGCACCGCTACAAACTCCTAAATCAAAAGCCAGTGAACTTGAGTTAACCCTAAGAACATTTATTGCAACTAATCGCTCCATTTCTGATACGGCCAAACGACTACATATCCACCAAAATACGCTTTACTATCGAATAAGAAAAATCGAGGAAACACTTATCGTTGATCTAAACGATTCTAATGTTTGGCTAAAATTGTTACTAGCTTGTCATTTAAGTGAAACGTATTAG